Proteins encoded by one window of Lactobacillus paragasseri:
- a CDS encoding ABC transporter permease, giving the protein MTTFKALFNQMGKKKRRSVYLLALLQLVAASVFALWALFSNGGAFSNQDKPIAWFVMVFTFAPLADMAYVVLSAWQNEKEYSSQTWRLVPVSSSKFYLANILSAIVNGLYLVLIQIGMGVVTFLPALISNDVRTNIWEINQAISKSSHAGDFWQKLSDSFPIGEMLSALLAFLLFAILVYSIVTTLNLSSRTITDFLPDKHSKLIRFVIMIVLIFIFIVLTNNLGSLLNQLCWGETSNGLVAFAEGNLMMALIDIILGSINIWLLKDFHEGK; this is encoded by the coding sequence ATGACTACTTTTAAAGCATTATTTAATCAAATGGGTAAAAAGAAACGTCGCAGCGTTTATTTACTGGCTCTCTTGCAATTGGTAGCAGCCTCCGTTTTCGCACTCTGGGCATTATTTTCAAATGGCGGTGCATTTTCTAATCAAGATAAACCAATAGCCTGGTTTGTAATGGTCTTCACTTTTGCCCCTTTGGCAGATATGGCTTATGTAGTGCTTTCTGCTTGGCAGAATGAAAAGGAATATAGTTCGCAAACTTGGCGTCTGGTTCCAGTTTCATCTAGTAAGTTTTACTTAGCTAATATATTATCAGCTATTGTTAACGGACTTTACTTAGTTTTAATCCAAATTGGAATGGGCGTTGTTACATTTTTACCAGCGTTAATAAGTAATGATGTAAGAACCAATATCTGGGAAATTAATCAAGCTATCTCTAAGTCAAGCCACGCAGGTGACTTTTGGCAAAAGCTCTCTGATTCATTTCCAATCGGAGAAATGCTAAGTGCATTATTAGCATTTTTATTATTTGCAATTTTAGTTTATAGCATTGTAACAACACTTAATCTTTCAAGTAGAACAATCACTGATTTTCTTCCTGATAAGCATAGTAAGTTAATTCGTTTCGTGATTATGATCGTTTTGATTTTTATCTTTATTGTATTAACAAACAATTTAGGCAGTTTACTAAATCAATTATGTTGGGGCGAAACAAGTAATGGTCTAGTTGCATTTGCTGAAGGTAATTTAATGATGGCCTTAATTGATATTATCTTAGGTTCAATTAATATCTGGCTTTTGAAGGACTTCCATGAGGGAAAGTAG
- a CDS encoding LBP_cg2779 family protein gives MSPEELSDAIIEFEVKNNVNDTALAFSSHLSVEKLHAMKTGEAKYTMEEAEQVLDYIQANS, from the coding sequence ATGAGTCCTGAAGAATTATCCGATGCAATTATTGAGTTTGAAGTTAAAAATAATGTCAACGATACAGCGCTTGCTTTCTCAAGTCACCTATCTGTAGAAAAATTGCATGCGATGAAGACTGGCGAAGCTAAGTACACAATGGAAGAAGCTGAACAAGTTTTAGATTATATTCAAGCTAATTCTTAA
- the lepB gene encoding signal peptidase I translates to MSKHKTESAESLGHWLLQVFILAIVIFGLYIFMFRVLLANETITGPSMQPTFENNDRIIAVRHSKLSRGDIVILRAPDQPGALYIKRIIGVPGDSIKSKNDVMYINGKPIKESYLTEYKKKLAKGQLYTNNFSLQQLYHVKRVPKDCYFVMGDHRNVSKDSRMFGFIKKKDIVGEVKLRYFPFDQIQWFK, encoded by the coding sequence ATGTCAAAACATAAAACTGAATCGGCTGAATCGCTTGGTCATTGGCTCCTGCAGGTATTCATTCTAGCAATTGTAATTTTTGGTTTATATATTTTTATGTTCCGCGTATTACTTGCTAATGAAACTATCACTGGACCATCAATGCAGCCAACCTTTGAGAATAATGATCGAATCATTGCAGTAAGACATTCTAAGCTCTCACGTGGTGATATTGTGATTTTACGAGCGCCAGATCAACCAGGCGCACTTTATATTAAGAGAATTATCGGAGTGCCTGGAGACAGCATTAAATCAAAAAATGATGTAATGTATATTAATGGAAAGCCAATCAAAGAGTCGTACTTAACAGAATACAAGAAAAAGCTTGCTAAGGGTCAACTATACACCAATAATTTCAGCCTGCAGCAGCTTTATCATGTAAAGCGAGTGCCAAAAGACTGTTATTTCGTAATGGGCGATCACCGGAATGTTTCAAAAGATTCACGGATGTTTGGCTTTATCAAGAAAAAAGATATTGTTGGTGAGGTCAAATTACGATATTTCCCATTTGATCAAATACAATGGTTTAAATAG